Proteins encoded within one genomic window of Terriglobales bacterium:
- a CDS encoding ABC transporter permease — protein sequence MRPRDLILDTLHTLKAHKLRTALTMFGIAWGIVSIVLMVAAGEGLRVGERKMSEGFGKDLMIVFAGRTSLQAGGLRAGRRLRWQMDDVPGIADNAPDCRYVLPELGQNDIRIRSPYNDAAITVTGSDPAFADIRSIDVEEGRFYNEEDVRAGRRVAFLGSEARQQLFGTRPAIGETIFLNSIPYRVIGLMHNKKQDSSYDGWDVRKVFVPISAMIRDFPNRPPDPPGTLDRLLVAPHSIEQHAACKAQIRLVLGRIYRFDPRDEEAASIWDTIENAKAFRRMTEGMKYFLGAVGIVTLFLGGIGVMNVMLVAVRERTREIGIRKAVGATQSAIIRQFFFESAMVALTSGAVGLAIAYGLCTLVNLLPMPDYFAGLLPTWYSSLLAVGLLGTVAVSAALYPARKAARVDPVKALHYEAGG from the coding sequence ATGCGGCCACGCGATCTCATCCTCGACACCCTTCATACGCTGAAGGCCCACAAGCTGCGCACCGCGCTGACCATGTTCGGCATTGCTTGGGGAATCGTTTCCATCGTGCTCATGGTGGCGGCCGGAGAGGGGCTGCGCGTGGGCGAGCGCAAGATGTCAGAGGGTTTCGGGAAGGACCTGATGATCGTCTTTGCCGGCCGCACCAGCCTGCAGGCCGGAGGGCTGCGAGCCGGGCGCCGCCTGCGGTGGCAGATGGACGATGTGCCTGGTATCGCCGATAACGCTCCGGATTGCCGTTATGTCCTTCCGGAATTGGGGCAGAACGATATCCGCATCCGCAGTCCCTACAATGACGCCGCCATCACCGTAACGGGTTCGGACCCCGCGTTTGCGGATATCCGCAGCATCGATGTGGAGGAGGGCCGTTTCTACAACGAGGAGGACGTACGCGCAGGCCGCCGTGTGGCGTTTCTGGGATCCGAAGCTCGCCAGCAGCTCTTTGGCACCCGGCCGGCTATCGGCGAAACCATTTTCTTGAACAGCATCCCCTACCGGGTGATCGGATTGATGCATAACAAGAAGCAGGACTCCAGCTACGACGGTTGGGATGTGCGCAAGGTCTTTGTGCCGATTTCCGCCATGATCCGCGATTTTCCGAACCGTCCCCCCGATCCACCCGGCACGTTGGACCGCCTGCTGGTGGCGCCGCATTCGATTGAGCAGCACGCGGCTTGCAAAGCACAAATCCGGTTGGTGCTGGGCCGGATCTATCGTTTCGACCCGCGCGATGAAGAGGCAGCCAGCATCTGGGACACGATCGAGAATGCCAAGGCCTTCCGGCGCATGACGGAGGGCATGAAGTACTTTCTGGGGGCCGTCGGCATCGTGACCTTGTTCCTGGGCGGGATCGGCGTGATGAACGTGATGCTGGTTGCCGTGCGCGAGCGTACTCGCGAGATCGGGATTCGAAAGGCGGTAGGCGCAACCCAAAGCGCCATCATCCGGCAGTTCTTTTTCGAAAGCGCAATGGTGGCGCTGACCAGCGGCGCCGTCGGTCTGGCAATTGCGTATGGTCTGTGCACCCTGGTGAACCTGCTGCCCATGCCGGACTATTTCGCTGGACTGTTGCCCACCTGGTATTCAAGCCTGCTTGCGGTCGGCTTGCTGGGGACCGTTGCCGTCTCGGCGGCGCTCTACCCGGCTCGCAAGGCTGCTCGCGTTGATCCGGTCAAAGCTTTGCACTACGAGGCTGGAGGATAG
- a CDS encoding acyl-CoA thioesterase, protein MPESQRDLTPRPVKDSQSEMAEVVLPNDTNPLGNLLGGRLMHLIDMAGAMAAHRHSRSYVVTASMDHLDFLAPVHVGDLLILRSSVNRAFRTSMEVGVKCWVESYLNNSTRHVSSAYLTFVAVDAQGNRQPVPPVVPESEDQKRRHADAERRRAARLAESERRRSAHKSGTGPRP, encoded by the coding sequence ATGCCCGAATCACAGCGCGATCTCACTCCCCGCCCGGTGAAAGACTCGCAATCCGAGATGGCTGAAGTCGTTCTGCCCAACGACACCAACCCGCTCGGCAACCTGCTGGGCGGCAGGCTGATGCACCTGATCGATATGGCCGGGGCCATGGCCGCGCATCGCCACTCGCGCAGCTACGTGGTCACGGCTTCCATGGATCACCTGGACTTCTTGGCGCCCGTCCACGTGGGCGACCTGTTGATCCTGCGCTCGTCGGTGAACCGTGCCTTCCGCACCTCTATGGAAGTGGGCGTGAAGTGCTGGGTGGAAAGCTACCTGAACAACAGCACGCGCCACGTCAGTTCCGCCTACCTGACGTTCGTAGCCGTGGACGCCCAGGGCAACCGCCAGCCGGTGCCTCCGGTCGTGCCCGAGTCGGAGGACCAGAAACGCCGCCACGCGGATGCCGAGCGCCGTCGCGCCGCCCGTCTGGCGGAAAGCGAGCGCCGCCGCTCCGCCCACAAATCCGGAACTGGGCCTCGGCCGTAA
- a CDS encoding tetratricopeptide repeat protein — MTNRIEMLSQFLAEYPQDAFARYGLAMEYSKLGQVETALEHFGKLLEQHPDYTAGYFMAAQTLAAAGRTDEARTMLRRGIASAENAGNAHAKSEMEAMLAELGQGAG; from the coding sequence ATGACGAATCGCATTGAGATGCTGTCGCAGTTCCTGGCCGAATATCCGCAGGACGCTTTCGCCCGTTACGGATTGGCCATGGAATACTCGAAGCTGGGACAGGTGGAAACCGCACTCGAGCACTTTGGCAAGCTGCTGGAACAGCATCCGGATTACACCGCGGGCTACTTCATGGCTGCGCAGACGCTGGCTGCTGCCGGCCGCACCGACGAGGCGCGCACCATGCTGCGCCGCGGCATCGCATCCGCCGAGAATGCAGGCAACGCCCACGCGAAGTCGGAGATGGAAGCGATGCTGGCGGAGTTGGGCCAAGGGGCCGGGTAG
- a CDS encoding S41 family peptidase, with the protein MADARQGIEQANSYVGMVVAIFKAVERLQDGHTRFIPPPWQHRYFFGFQAKAFGDEVYIWDLKKKGVAERAGLQIGDRILSVNGARAERSTWSTLIAFLRFYAPAPKLHIGYSRHGGPMQTVQLEGRVEISPAVTNTLDSHYVNDLMRDFEDPKTEASRKEGVYRYAPPDKDGIGYLELRDFEMSEYFMSLLTSKIKNAKAVVVDLRGNQGGGIDTLSYMTGLFESEPAKVADIVGRRKTEPIKVKVRKPNIQAPLYILADSESASAAEIFARFFQRKGRAVVLGDRTAGSVKAARVFSDQVGSDIVSPYATEVSVGRVVLEGGEEIGDGGVTPDSPCLPSEDDLRQRKDICLAKAYSMAKGRLQGTGQELRSSLN; encoded by the coding sequence GTGGCCGACGCGCGGCAAGGCATCGAGCAGGCCAATTCCTACGTCGGAATGGTGGTGGCCATCTTCAAGGCCGTGGAGCGCTTGCAGGATGGACATACTCGATTCATCCCGCCGCCCTGGCAGCATCGGTATTTCTTTGGTTTCCAGGCCAAAGCTTTTGGGGATGAGGTTTACATCTGGGATTTGAAGAAGAAAGGCGTCGCCGAGAGGGCTGGACTCCAGATCGGCGACCGGATCCTTAGCGTCAACGGCGCCCGGGCGGAACGGAGCACCTGGAGCACGCTAATTGCATTCTTGCGTTTCTATGCGCCGGCTCCGAAGCTACACATCGGTTACTCCCGCCACGGAGGTCCGATGCAGACGGTTCAGCTGGAAGGCAGGGTTGAGATCTCGCCGGCCGTGACCAACACTTTGGATTCTCACTACGTGAATGACCTGATGCGCGATTTCGAGGATCCCAAGACCGAAGCAAGCCGCAAGGAGGGCGTATACCGTTACGCGCCTCCGGATAAAGATGGCATCGGCTATCTGGAACTGCGCGATTTTGAGATGAGCGAATACTTCATGTCTCTCCTGACCAGCAAGATCAAGAATGCGAAGGCAGTCGTTGTCGATCTGCGCGGGAATCAGGGTGGCGGCATCGATACGCTCAGCTACATGACCGGCCTGTTTGAGTCCGAGCCGGCCAAGGTCGCTGACATTGTCGGCCGCCGGAAGACCGAACCGATCAAAGTCAAGGTGCGGAAGCCGAACATCCAGGCGCCTCTTTACATTCTCGCGGACAGTGAAAGCGCCAGCGCCGCTGAGATCTTTGCGAGGTTCTTCCAGCGGAAGGGACGCGCCGTGGTCTTGGGCGACCGCACGGCCGGGAGTGTGAAGGCCGCCCGTGTCTTCTCCGATCAAGTCGGCTCAGACATTGTTTCTCCCTACGCGACCGAGGTCTCCGTCGGCCGAGTCGTCCTGGAGGGCGGCGAGGAGATCGGGGATGGCGGCGTCACCCCCGACTCGCCGTGTCTGCCTTCGGAGGATGATCTGCGTCAACGGAAGGATATCTGCCTGGCGAAGGCATACTCGATGGCCAAGGGACGGCTTCAAGGCACGGGACAAGAGCTTCGCTCATCACTGAACTGA